In Mustela erminea isolate mMusErm1 chromosome 7, mMusErm1.Pri, whole genome shotgun sequence, the genomic stretch GGACTGAGGGGGTTCCCCAGAAGGGAGACATTCAGTTTCAAAGCTAGGAAGGTCCTGGCCAAGTTAGGACATGTTGGCATTCCTGGACGAGTGCTTAGTGCTACATATGTGTTCTCAGTGGACACTCACCTTTATTGCTTTTCCTTTCCGCTTTCAGCCATTTGACAACAAACAAAGGTTACCGTTAGCCAGCGCCTACTCTGTGCCAGTCCCAGAAGCTGGGGACACACCGCAGGCAGTAGATGGAGATACTGTGCAGAGAACCTAGCTTCAAaggttcacacacacaaaatccagagTCCCCAGGAAACaccaaccctgcctgcctctggggtGACTCCAGCAGTTTGCGCCCAACCTCCTGGGCAGGCATCACTTGCTTGGACTCTGGTGGGAGAAGTCTCCAGGGCCTGTTAGGTCCCTACAGAGTGACATAGAGacatttggtggtggtggtggtggggggggtccccgggTGAAGCCTGCCAAGAAGAGGTCTTGATGATTGTaggtggaaaagaagaaaatgtgacttGGGCATTGATTTTGTGGGTGGTCCCAAGTATCCCGCACATTTTgctggatgaggaaactgaggcgcaGTGACCCaagtgaagtgacttgctcaggaTCATACAAGAAGACATGGGCATTTGGAATTTAAACCACGGTCCCAGAGAAGCAAGGGCTGTTGGGATTGGGCGGGCCAATTCCGgcacttccctccctccttcccggcTTGGGTCCCCCACTTGTCTTGACAGCGGCCGGGCCTGTCACGGGGCTCTGTACAGCCCTCTCCACCCTCGCGGCTGCCAGCGTTCCGCCCcgtccctcccagcccctgagggaggaggggagagcggGAGCGAGGAGGGGGGTCGGAGAGGCCCGGCATTATAAAGGCGGCTGGAACAGCACTGCCCGCCAGACCCTGCCGCCCGGATCCCCTGCGCAGCCCGCCGCCCCACGTGACCGCAccgaccaccccccccccagctccgCCGCAGTGAGTTGGGGCGCGTCCCcatccacccccagcccctcgcTGAGCTGCGTGGTCTACCGAACCCGGGTGGGGTAGAGATCCCGTGAAGGCGGGCGctgatatgggggggggggtaccaGGCCGAATCCCAATGGCAGGGATTTAGGACCGGGCGGAGCCGGGAGACCCGGAGCCCGAGGTTGGGCCGGCAGCCCCCTCTACTCCCCCCGGCGCGGGGCCTGGGAGACTGCGAGACACCCCCCAGGAATGCGCGTGCAGCCGTTTCCATAGTAACAGGCAAGCCGCGCCCGCCCTCTGCTAAAGGAAAGGGGGGGGCGCTGGTACCCGGGAGGTCCAAACTCATCACGCGGCGGGTGCACGGGGGGGACCGAAGATGTCCCCTCCCGTTCCCCCGTGTCCCAAATCCTCTGGGAACCAGAGCGCGAGTCGCATcgactctctgagcctcagtttccgcATCTGCCAAATGGAGGCAATATAATTGGTTCCAAGTTCCCTGAAGAGCTGTTTCGAGGGTAAGGATCCGGCCAGTCCCTTTTCTGGTTGGACAACCGGGGAGTGGGTTTGGGCGGCCCTGATGACTCCAGCGACCCCACCCCAGGCCCGCTCGCCATGGCCCTCCTCGGAGCCCTCCTCCTAGCGTTTCTGGTAGGCGCTCATGCGGAGCTCCCCGGCTGCAAGATCCGCGTCACCTCCAAGGCGCTGGAGCTGGGTAAGGCGCGGGGCCGGCTGAGGGCCGATGAGGGAGGGGTCGCCCCGGCAGTGGGCGCAGGACCTAAGGGTCTCGCTGCTACTTCAGTGAAGCAGGAGGGCCTGCGCTTTCTGGAACAAGAGCTGGAGACCATCACCATTCCGGACCTGCGGGGCCGGGAAGGCCAATTCTACTACAACATCTCGGAGTACGCCGGAGACCTGGGGGGCGGGTCCTAGGGCCGGTGTAGGGGGAAACGACAAAGTGGGTGGGGTAGGGGCGTGGCCACAGCTAGGGGGCGGGACTCAAGAGACAGGATGGGGCGTGGAATAAAGGCCAAGCCCTCCAACATAGGCGGGACCAAGAACCGCGAAGCAGAATCCTTGCAGGCTGAGGCGTGGCTAAAGAGCCCCGGAAAGGGGGAGTCAGGAAACTTGCCAGGGGATGAGAGTGGGGTCTAGGCCCCGAGGTGGAGCTAAAGGGAAAGGTACCAGGAAACAAGAGACAAGAACTTGCGACGGTGGGGATAGGAGAAATGGGATATGCAGCTCAGCTGACAGAGACCAAATCAAAGCATTCGGTTAAAAGAGCAGGTTAAGCAACTACAGGGTgtgagagggaagggggtgcAAGCAATCACTCTAAAGAAGGGGTGAAGCTCACTTTTAACACCTGGGTCAGGAGAAGCTCATCTCCGAGCTGTCCGAGTCCAGGCCCAGCACttgaggggaagtgggagagtaCCTTCCACCCACCTCAGCTTTCCCCAGGCCTGGACCGGGAGAGGAGGGAATGAGTTTCCTGTGGTTGGGTGGGACCCACTTCGTGGTCCTGAAACTAATCCCGAGGCTTCCTGAAGGGTGAAGGTCACAGAGCTGCAGCTGACATCCTCTGAGCTCCATTTCCAGCCAGAGCAAGAGCTGGTGCTACAGATCAGCAACGCGTCCTTGGGGCTGCGTTTCCGGAGGCAGCTTGTCTACTGGTTCTTGTGAGGACCTGGCACTGCTGGGGAGTGGAGGGTGGATCAGGAGGGCTGGGAGGCCGCGGGGCTGTGGGCAATCGTTTAGCCTTCCTGCGagtcaatttcttcatctgtgcaatagggacaagcagacccaCTTCATAAGGGTTTGGTAGAATGTCTAGTAAACCGGGGAAGTGAAGCCTTATTAAGAAACATcatgacggggcacctgggtggctcagtgggttagagcctctgctttcagctcaggttatgatcccagagtcctgggatcgagccccgcatcgggctctctgctcagcagggagcctgcttcctcctctctctctctctctgcctgcctctctgcctacttgtggtctctgtctgtcaaataataaataaaatctttaaaaaaagaaaaaaagaaagaaagaaagaaacatcatgacatcctgggtggctcagtgggttaaagcctctgctttcagctcaggtcatgatcccagggtccttggatcgagtcccacattgggctctttgctcagcagggagcctgcttcctcctctctctccacctgcctctctgcctacttgcaatctctgtcaaatacataaataaaatcttaaaagaaaaaaaaaagaagtatcatggcggggtgcctgggtagctcagtgggctgagattctgccttaggctcaggtcatgatctcagggtcctaggatggagccccaaatcgggctctctgctcagtagggagcctgcttcctcctctttctctgtctgcctctctgcctacttgtgatctctttgtcaaataaatatataaacatttttaaagaaaagtatcaTGAGGTATGGGGTGAGTAGGGGCGGGCGAAGACACCGTTAGGCAGGACATTGAGTGCCTCACCCCTCCTTGCAGGTATGATGGGGGCTACATCAATGCCTCTGCCGAGGGTGTGTCTATCCGCACTGCTCTGCAGCTCTCCCGGGATGCCAATGGCCGCATCAAAGTGTCCAATGTCTCCTGCCAGGCCTCGGTCTCCAGAATGCACGCAGCCTTCGGGGGAACCTTCAAGTAAGCCCGATCTCCAACCCAGGGCACCCCCCTTTGAGCTTACTGCCTAGTACGATGCAAAGTGCACAGACTTGGGAACCAGGTCAACAGGGTCCAACTCTCAGCATCCTCATTTCCCTTGGTCGAGTGTGTGACCTTGGTCGAGTCACTGAagctctgtgcctcaatttcctcattggtGAGATGAGGATGATAATAggaactattttataattttatgttctgAAGACTGTTTGttaatatatgtacaaatatttaGAACAGTGACTGGCATGTTAGTGGCTAGCTTCCTAGATAAGAGTAATTGTGAGGATCAGTATGTGCAGCTGGACATGAACTCAGTAATTTGTAGCCCTCACTACCACTGATAAAAACAAGAGCATAATTTCAGGTTTGGGGCTGAGAAGGGGACTTAGTGATTGTTCTCAaagagagtgggaaagaaaaggTGGTGGATTTATCATCTGGTGTTGGTATActgccaagtttttatttattaaataacgTATATGTAAGTACTTGAGGATTCATAAAGGAACTCAGAGCCTAGCTGAAgggacaaaatatttgttattggGGCTTTGAGGGAGGAACTGAGTCCTCCCTGGGTTCAGAAGAGGGTAATCTGGGAAGACTGCCTGGAAGAGGAAGCATCTGAGCCTATACAGGGGGACATACAGGACAGGAACGCTGAGGGTGGAAGGGAGGGTATGAGTAAGCATCTGGAAGTGGGGATGCTTACAGCAGGTTTGAAGAACTGGGGGTAAATTCAGGGGGCTCGTGGGGGGCAGGGGTTAGGTCTTGAGAATAAGGCTAGAGAGGGGATTTGGAAACCCTCCATTAAAGAGGTGGTAATACAGTAAAGCTGAGCCACCTCCTCCCCATCTCTCAGGCTAGTGATTTCTCCTGGACCTGGATTGGGGTAGGGCAGAGTCTGGGCTCACGTGGTCTCTCCCCTCCTTGCAGGAAGGTGTATGAGTTCCTCTCCACATTCATCATCTCGGGGATGCGCTTTCTCCTGAACCAGCAGGTACAGcagtagtgtgtgtgtggggtgccCTCCTCTCTTTGGAAGGCCCTGACTCTAGACCCCACCTCGCAGATCTGCCCTGTGCTTTACCACGCAGGGACGGTGCTCCTCAATTCACTCCTGGACACTGTGCCTGGTGAGTTGGTGCTGGCCGGGTGGGAAGCTCCGGGCCATGCCTGGGACTGgactgggggtgaggagggggccaGGTGTGCAGCTGCCAGGCAGGGCCTCAGAATAGTCCCCTGCCATGCCCTGGCCTCAAATAGGGCCTCTGCTGCTGACTGGCCACATGGCCCTACGTAAGTACTCACCTCTCTCTGGGCCCTGTTGTCTTCGCTTGGCTGCCGATGCCTCCTTGTGGGGGTTGTTGGAACTAGTAACTGAGCGATGACTGTCCAGGTCCTCGATATGGACTTGCTGATCACTGGGAGCTCCTCTGTATTCATCCCTTGCACTTAACAGGTGTTCAACTAACACGAATTCCCTTTTCCTGCCATGACCTCTGCCTGCTGTGGGGTAGAGATCATCACGCCCCCCACACAGGGCATGCAGAACAATGAGGGAAAAGAATCCCTTGCCGTCTTGCTCAGTGATCTCACGGAGCCCTTGCCATAGGGGTGGCGATGGCAGCAGTGGTCGCTAATATGGCTGAGCACTGACTGCTTCCCGCGTAAAACCGATTTGATCCCCACAACAACCCTACGAGGGAGGATTTCTAATCACCGTGTTGTGGATGAGAAATAGGCCCAGAAGGGTGAACGCAGCTTGAGTGACTGTGCTTCCCACAGTTCGCAGCTCTGTGGATGAGCTGGTTGGCATCGACTACTCCCTCCTGAAGGACCCCGTCGCTTCCGACAGCAACCTGGACATGGACTTCCGGGTGAGCTGCCTGGCTGCTGTGGTGTCTCTGACCTAACCAGACCTCCTCCTCGTTCACCGGCATTGCTCATTTTGTCCTCTGAAGGCACAGCTCTGGGCCACTCCACTGCTGAGTGGACCTCCATGGCCTGCAGAATTCGGTTCAACCCCTGAGTCTGGCTTCTGAGCCTGGTTAACCTTGTCTGGCTCCACCTTTCTGACTTCACCCTGTTTCTCTGCACTCATTCTTTCCCAAATATGCCCCTggcttcctgcctcagggcctttgctcgtGTGCTGCCCTTTCCCACCTCCCCTGAAGCAGTTGGACATAACAGCTCTATGCACATAATCTATATAAATGTCAACAGCAGCTTTTCTCACTCCTGCTCTGTATCTTTCAAGACCCACTCACAAGCCACCTCCTCCCCAAGTCCCTCTCCTGGGTGTCCCTTCTCTGGCCTAATGGGAGTGCTCCCTTGCAGAACTCCAGCTGCCCTCCTCTGAATGACTTTTTAGGAGTTGTGCTGACAACGAGGGCACCTGGTGGGgtgttggtagagcatgcgactctgaatcttggggttgtgagttcaagccccatgttgggaggagagattagttaaataaatacaacttaaaaGAAGAAGTTGTGCTAATAAGACCCCTAAAGATAGCAACTGGGTCCAACCCTCACAGGGCCTGGCACCGGACGTGGGAAGATCTGGGTGCTGGGCCAGGCTGACCCTGATCCCCCAACTGTAGGGGGCCTTCTTTCCTCTGGCTGAGGGGAACTGGAGCCTGCCCAACCGGGCGGTAGAGCCCCAGCTGCAGGAGGAGGAGCGGATGGTGTACGTGGCCTTCTCGGAGTTCTTCTTTGACTCTGCCATGGAAAGTTACTTCCGGGCGGAAGCCCTGAAGCTGTCCCTGGTGGGGGACAAGGTATGTCGGGGTCTGTCTGCCAGATGGCCAAGAGGGGACCTGTCCGAAACTCCCGATAACCCTGCCTCATCTTCTTCCCCTCTGCAGGTGCCCCACGATCTGGACATGCTGCTGAGAGCCACCTACTTTGGGAGCATTGTCCTACTGGTGAGTGTTGGCAGGAGGTAGGGACGAGGCCAGGGTGGGCGGCCATACCACCTGCACACCAGCAAGGGGACGCGTGAGCTGTACAGGCAGAGGCCCCCACAGCCACTGAGCAGTAGACAGAAGGCCCGACGTCTCGCCTGTGGCTAAGTTCTCTTGTTTGTCAAGGTCGATTTCAGGTCTGTGAAGGGCCCTTGCTACTTCTTCATGAAGCTAGGAGGAGCACAGGCTGAGAACCCAAGCTCTCTAAGCGTAGGGACTCTAACAATGAccaatgtattctttttttaagttaattttttaaaataatctctatgcccatCGTGGGGCTCGAGCTCATTACCCTCACAATTAAgcgtcccatgctctactgactgagccagccagacgcccctgaTGTATTCTTCTTTTGCCTTATGATTTCCCCTTGTTTCATGGGAAGAGGGTTGGGAGGTCACAATCTAAAAAGTATCTCAGTGATCGTTAGAGGGCTTGCCCTTAATCTCTTCTACACTATACAGCCTCCGAGGGCTGTCACTGAGGATTAACTGAATTAATTCACGTAAAGAAATCAGAGCAGCCCCTGGCGCAGGTTAACTGCTCAGGAAACACTAGCGGCCGTCCCTGCTGCTGTCATCCCCATCGTCACCAGCTGCCTGATGgccaggtggtgggggagggtcacGGACTCTCTGGCCAGACTGCCCAGGTCTGCATCCCAGGGTCTGCACCTGGATAACTCCAGAACCTtcgacaagttacttaacttctccgtgccttggtttccccatctccaAGGTGAGCATGATAATGCCTGCCTCACATGGTTATGATGAGGTCTGAATGAGCTAACACGGGCAAAATATTGGTCAGTGCCTACACGGGAAAGAGCAGAGCAGTGCAGAGCAAAGGATGATACGGCAGAGGGTGGGGATATCTGATGCAAACACTGTCCCGGAGGAGTCTGGCTGGCTATAGATCCCCACTAGCAAGAACTCAGGAAAGCATTAGAAGGAGACATTCCATCCCTCACgtgagcaaaggcacagaggctgGGTACAGTTCTGAAGGGTCTGGGAAGCCACACCAGTCCTCGTTATTTGCGGGTCTGGGCTCCCAGCAGGCAGAGCCAGAGCCACCCCATGTTCCCTCCTGGAGCTCATCAGGGAGCAGATCTGggaccacccccacctcccccccacactctgtccccagagcccagcagtgATCGACTCCCCGCTGAAGCTGGAGCTGCGCGTCCTGGCCCCACCTCGCTGCACCATCAAGCCCTCGGGGAGCACGGTCTCCGTCACTGCCAGTGTCACCATAGCCCTGGTCCCGCCTGACCAGCCCGAGGTCCAGCTGTCCAGCATGATCATGGTGCGGACATTAGAGCGGGGGTACTGAGGGTCGGGATGAGCATGCTGCGGACCCCGTGGGTCAGTAACCCTGCCCCAACCCCCTTGCCTGTAGGACGCCCGTCTCAGCGCCAAGATGGCACTCCGGGGGAAGGCGCTGCGCACCCAGCTGGACCTGCGCCGGTAAGCACCAGTCAAGGTCTCGGGCAAGCGCTTCACCTTGCTGAGCCTGAGTGCCTTCAGGATAGTCGCGCAAGCGCTTCACCTCGCTGAGCCTGAGTGCCTTCAGGATAGTCACGCCTGTTCAACAACAGATCTATAGCTACTGGGGAGCTAGGGTCTTTGTTCATGTGTAACAAATGCATTTTAATCAGGTGGAACTTCTCTAGATTATCTTATgacccagaggcaggcagagcagatcTTCTGAGAGGAATGAACCAGCCCAGGTTAAGTGGCGTGCCCACAGTCCCACAGTCGCACAGCAAAGAGCCTAACCACAGGGGTTCAGACAGAAACAGCTTTTCTGATCTTAAGAGTCACTTcaccttcattttcttcaggaCTAAATGGAGGGAAAACATAGCACCTACTATGTGAGCCACAGGCAGCCAGGGGCTACTACACAGCGGGGGCAAATGTGCCACGGTCTGCAGAAAGGTCTATTGGACAGCACTGTCCCAGAGGTTAAATGAGATATTGCAGGGTCGTGGTTAAGAGTTTagattctaggggcacctgggtggctcagtgggttaaagcctctgccttcagctcaggtcatgatcccagggtcctgggatcaagccccgcatcgggatccctgctcagtggggagcctgcttccccctctgtctctgcctgcctctctgcctatgatctctgtcaaatgaataaataaaatcttaaaaaaaaaaaaaaaaagagtttagatCCTAGAGGCAGCTTCTGCCCTCTACCAGCTGTGAGACCCCAGGTGAATGCCTTCGGCTCTTTAGGCTCGATCTGCCTCGTCTAAAAAGTACAAATCATTTCATAGTGCCTACTTCTTAGAGCTGTCGGGAGGATGAAGTCAcgttggcattttaaaatatcttactactgggtgcctgggtggctcagtgggttaagccgctgccttctgctcaggtcatgatcccagggtcctgggatcgagtcccgcatcaggctctctgctcagcggggagcctgcttcctcctgccctttgcctgcctctctgcctgcttgtgatctctgtcaaataaataaataaaatctaaaaaaaaaatcttactactTAACTTCTGTAACATGCTTATTAGTACTAGGAGGAAGTAAACTCTGTAAGTTTCATTAAATAAACACAAACCATACACGCCAGGCGGTCAGGCCAAGTCTGGTATACAGGAAGTGGTCAATGAATTACGAGTAGCAAACTTGAAGAAAAGGAACCGAAAGTGGGAGAAAGGACTCCCCCACCCAGGGATGCACATCTGGCGAGTGGCAGAAACCCCAGACAGATGTGAAGATGGGAACATCTGAGGCTGAGACAGAGGGGCATCTGGTGGCCTGAAGAAGGGGAACTTCTGGGCCTTGTGCTTACTGGACACTTGTTTCTCTCCCGTAGGTTCCGAATCTATTCGAACCAGTCCGCCCTGGAGTCACTGGCAGTGAGTGGCGGGTGGTGGGGGTGCCGAGGCCGGGTCAGGGCTGGGCAACGGAGGCCCGTCGGCTTCCTACTGCTCGCCCTGACaacctgccctctccctcccagctgATCCCGCTGCAAGCCCCTTTGAAGACCATGCTGCAGATCGGGGTGATGCCCATGCTCAACGGTAGGGCTGGGGGtcggagagcaggagagggaaaagagaggggagctgggtggaTCCCGGCTGAGCCAACTGCTCCCACCCACAGAGCGGATGTGGCGGGGCGTGCAGATCCCACTACCCGAGGGCATCAACTTCGTGCGTGAGGTAGTGACGAACCATGCGGTAAGTGGGGGGTTGATGGAGGAGGGCAGAGCCTCCCCGCCCCGATTCACCAACCTAACTAACTGGGCTACCtgaccccagctcctccctcatTGACAGCCCCTCCCATTTTAATCTTCCATCATCAGACTTCTCCAGCCCTCTGCA encodes the following:
- the PLTP gene encoding phospholipid transfer protein, which produces MALLGALLLAFLVGAHAELPGCKIRVTSKALELVKQEGLRFLEQELETITIPDLRGREGQFYYNISEVKVTELQLTSSELHFQPEQELVLQISNASLGLRFRRQLVYWFLYDGGYINASAEGVSIRTALQLSRDANGRIKVSNVSCQASVSRMHAAFGGTFKKVYEFLSTFIISGMRFLLNQQICPVLYHAGTVLLNSLLDTVPVRSSVDELVGIDYSLLKDPVASDSNLDMDFRGAFFPLAEGNWSLPNRAVEPQLQEEERMVYVAFSEFFFDSAMESYFRAEALKLSLVGDKVPHDLDMLLRATYFGSIVLLSPAVIDSPLKLELRVLAPPRCTIKPSGSTVSVTASVTIALVPPDQPEVQLSSMIMDARLSAKMALRGKALRTQLDLRRFRIYSNQSALESLALIPLQAPLKTMLQIGVMPMLNERMWRGVQIPLPEGINFVREVVTNHAGFLTIGADLHFAKGLREVIEKNRPADTRDPWTSSGPPPSTAAA